The following coding sequences lie in one Oncorhynchus kisutch isolate 150728-3 linkage group LG17, Okis_V2, whole genome shotgun sequence genomic window:
- the LOC109907815 gene encoding vesicle-associated membrane protein-associated protein B: protein MSERLTNVCDMARQEQVLQLEPPHELKFRGPFTDVVTATLKLGNPTDRNVCFKVKTTAPRRYCVRPNSGIIDAGTSINVSVMLQPFDYDPNEKSKHKFMVQSVLAPYDMTDMEGVWKEAKPEELMDSKLRCAFELPLENDKTHASESNTNVSSAPVKPELSSLPKSASSSLDDGEVKKITEECKRLQMEVQRLREENKQIREDDGLRKRKVTSMVSSPHSSSSQAMTKEEGLSTRVLALCVLFFVIGVIIGKLVL from the exons ATGTCAGAAAGGCTTACGAACGTCTGTGACATGGCCAGACAAGAACAAGTCCTCCAGCTTGAGCCACCACACGAACTGAAATTTAGAG GTCCATTTACAGATGTTGTCACGGCCACCCTGAAGCTAGGCAACCCAACGGATAGAAATGTCTGTTTCAAAGTCAAGACGACCGCACCCCGTCGATACTGTGTCCGTCCAAACAGTGGCATCATTGACGCAGGCACCTCAATCAATGTGTCTG TTATGCTGCAGCCTTTCGACTATGATCCCAATGAAAAGAGCAAACACAAATTCATGGTGCAGTCCGTGCTTGCTCCGTATGACATGACTGACATGGAAGGGGTG TGGAAAGAGGCAAAGCCAGAGGAGCTGATGGACTCCAAGTTGAGATGTGCGTTTGAGCTGCCGCTAGAGAATGACAAAACT CATGCCAGTGAAAGCAACACAAATGTGTCCTCCGCCCCCGTAAAGCCAGAGCTCTCCTCACTCCCTAAGTCGGCCAGCTCCTCCCTGGATGACGGGGAGGTGAAGAAGATCACGGAGGAGTGCAAGAGGCTGCAGATGGAGGTCCAGAGGTTACGGGAAGAGAACAAACAGATCAGG GAGGACGATGGTCTGCGGAAGAGGAAAGTCACCTCCATGGTGTCCTCCccccactcctcttcctcccaggcCATGACGAAGGAGGAGGGCCTAAGTACCCGTGTTCTGGCGCTCTGCGTGCTGTTCTTCGTCATCGGAGTCATCATCGGGAAATTGGTCCTGTAG